A genomic segment from Nocardia cyriacigeorgica GUH-2 encodes:
- a CDS encoding dihydrofolate reductase family protein, which translates to MTTTYTFDVFSSLDGYGGVNGGDWGGYWGKQGPELLEHRLSLYNTDQRMVFGANTYRTFTELLASGVEEVEDPWVSRMWNLPATVVSNTLTGPLDWPDATVVPGDAVDVVARLKEESDVPLRSHGSLSMNRALMAAGLVDRLQVTIFPVITGKTGDDSIFDGADDFDLELIESRTLDGNIQELVYRPTLHP; encoded by the coding sequence ATGACGACCACCTACACCTTCGATGTTTTTTCCAGCCTGGACGGCTACGGCGGCGTGAACGGTGGCGACTGGGGTGGATACTGGGGCAAACAAGGCCCTGAGCTGCTCGAACATCGTCTCTCGCTGTACAACACCGACCAGCGGATGGTGTTCGGTGCCAACACCTATCGCACTTTCACCGAACTGCTGGCGTCCGGGGTCGAGGAGGTGGAAGATCCGTGGGTGAGCCGGATGTGGAACCTGCCGGCCACGGTGGTGTCCAACACGTTGACCGGGCCGCTGGATTGGCCGGATGCGACCGTGGTGCCCGGTGACGCCGTCGATGTCGTCGCCCGGCTCAAGGAGGAATCGGACGTGCCGCTGCGCTCGCACGGCAGCTTGTCGATGAACCGCGCGCTGATGGCGGCCGGTCTCGTCGACCGCCTCCAGGTGACGATCTTCCCCGTCATCACCGGCAAGACCGGCGACGATTCGATCTTCGACGGTGCCGACGACTTCGACCTGGAGCTCATAGAATCCCGAACCCTCGACGGCAACATCCAGGAACTCGTCTACCGCCCTACCCTGCACCCCTGA
- a CDS encoding class I SAM-dependent methyltransferase, whose translation MRRTFEELVAEANAAPVAGWDFSWLDGRATEQRPSWGYQRVMSGKLAEATAALDIQTGGGEVLAGAAKLPSVMAATESWPPNLAKATRLLRPRGVVVVADPDEPPLPFADAAFDLVTSRHPATVWWSEIARVLEPGGTYLAQHVGPASVFELVEYFLGPQPEDIRRKRHPDDECRDAEAAGLDVTDLRAERLRMEFFDVGAVIYFLRKVIWMVPGFTVAAYHDRLRELHDKIETEGPFIAHSSRFLIEARKR comes from the coding sequence ATGCGGCGAACGTTCGAGGAGTTGGTGGCCGAAGCGAATGCCGCCCCGGTGGCGGGCTGGGACTTCTCCTGGCTGGACGGTCGCGCCACCGAACAGCGGCCGAGCTGGGGCTATCAGCGGGTGATGAGCGGCAAGCTCGCCGAGGCGACGGCGGCGCTCGACATCCAGACCGGCGGTGGTGAGGTGCTGGCCGGCGCGGCGAAACTGCCCTCGGTGATGGCGGCGACCGAGTCGTGGCCGCCGAACCTGGCCAAGGCCACGCGGCTGCTGCGCCCGCGCGGCGTCGTGGTGGTCGCCGACCCCGACGAACCACCATTGCCCTTCGCCGATGCCGCCTTCGACCTCGTCACCAGCCGTCATCCGGCTACTGTGTGGTGGAGTGAGATCGCCAGGGTCCTCGAGCCCGGCGGCACCTACCTCGCCCAGCACGTCGGCCCGGCCAGCGTTTTCGAACTGGTGGAGTATTTCCTCGGCCCCCAGCCGGAGGACATCCGCCGCAAACGCCATCCCGACGACGAATGCCGTGACGCCGAGGCAGCCGGCCTGGACGTCACCGACCTGCGCGCCGAACGCCTGCGCATGGAGTTCTTCGACGTGGGCGCGGTGATCTATTTCCTGCGCAAGGTGATCTGGATGGTGCCGGGTTTCACCGTCGCCGCCTACCACGATCGCCTCCGCGAACTGCACGACAAGATCGAGACCGAGGGTCCGTTCATCGCGCACTCGTCGCGGTTCCTCATCGAAGCGCGCAAGCGGTGA